In Paraburkholderia caribensis, a single window of DNA contains:
- the rnhB gene encoding ribonuclease HII, with protein MTRATGGAAPRRKASANKADQGGLDFSSPEDVICGVDEAGRGPLAGPVVAAAVILDPSKPRIRGLDDSKALTAKKRDELYEKIIERSLAYCVASASVEEIDSLNILHATMLAMKRAVEGLKVTPTLAKIDGNRCPTLSIRSEAIISGDALVPCISAASILAKVTRDRMLLELHQMFPVYGFDAHAGYGTPQHLTALREHGPCEHHRRSFAPVREAHVRLGTGIGLQEGAIVMPPAAADTAFLADDSAPF; from the coding sequence ATGACCCGCGCGACGGGCGGGGCTGCGCCGCGCCGCAAAGCGTCGGCGAACAAAGCGGACCAGGGCGGCCTCGATTTTTCGTCCCCGGAAGACGTCATTTGCGGCGTCGACGAAGCGGGGCGTGGTCCGCTGGCCGGGCCCGTGGTTGCTGCCGCCGTGATCCTCGATCCGTCGAAGCCGCGCATTCGCGGCCTCGACGATTCCAAGGCGCTGACGGCGAAAAAGCGCGACGAACTCTACGAGAAGATCATCGAGCGTTCCCTTGCATATTGCGTCGCGTCGGCTTCCGTGGAAGAAATCGATTCGCTGAACATCCTGCACGCAACCATGCTCGCGATGAAGCGCGCAGTCGAAGGGCTAAAGGTCACGCCGACGCTGGCGAAGATCGACGGCAACCGTTGTCCGACGCTGAGCATTCGCAGCGAGGCGATCATCAGCGGCGACGCGCTGGTGCCGTGCATTTCGGCCGCGTCGATTCTCGCGAAAGTCACGCGCGACCGGATGCTGCTCGAACTGCATCAGATGTTCCCGGTATATGGCTTCGATGCACACGCCGGCTACGGCACGCCGCAGCATCTGACGGCGCTGCGCGAGCATGGTCCGTGCGAGCATCACCGGCGCTCGTTCGCGCCCGTGCGTGAAGCGCATGTGCGGCTCGGCACCGGCATTGGTTTGCAGGAAGGGGCGATCGTCATGCCGCCCGCAGCCGCCGACACAGCATTCCTCGCCGACGACAGCGCGCCGTTCTGA
- a CDS encoding TrmH family RNA methyltransferase, with translation MKAITSRDNPLYKRLKALAGSTHQQRKSGHALLEGFHLAGAYLDVAGQPEMCVVTEGALRHDEAQALVARIEERRIVTLPDALFGQLSNVVNGVGLLLLVEKLDLPLPGRVTQGCVVLDGVQDAGNVGSILRSAAAAGIGHVFCAPGTAYAWSSKVLRSGMGAHFLLQIHEDIEPQTLIERLDVPVAITDSHGAQAIYDTDLSGPVAWVFGNEGAGVSQPWRDAVTYRVTIPQPGGMESLNVAAAAAVCLFEQCRQQRAAG, from the coding sequence GTGAAAGCCATCACCTCGCGGGACAATCCGCTCTACAAGCGTCTGAAGGCATTGGCCGGCTCGACGCATCAACAGCGCAAGAGCGGCCATGCGCTGCTCGAAGGGTTTCACCTGGCGGGCGCGTATCTCGACGTCGCGGGCCAGCCGGAAATGTGCGTCGTCACGGAAGGCGCGCTGCGCCACGACGAGGCGCAGGCGCTGGTCGCGCGGATCGAGGAACGGCGCATCGTCACGCTGCCCGACGCGCTGTTTGGACAACTGTCGAATGTCGTCAACGGCGTCGGCCTGTTACTGCTCGTCGAGAAGCTCGACCTGCCGCTGCCCGGGCGCGTGACGCAGGGCTGCGTCGTGCTAGACGGCGTGCAGGACGCTGGCAATGTCGGATCGATTCTGCGCAGCGCTGCGGCAGCGGGCATCGGGCATGTGTTCTGCGCGCCGGGCACCGCGTACGCGTGGTCGTCGAAGGTGCTTCGCTCGGGAATGGGCGCGCATTTTCTGCTGCAGATTCACGAGGACATCGAGCCGCAGACGTTGATCGAACGGCTAGACGTGCCCGTCGCGATCACGGATTCGCACGGCGCGCAGGCAATCTACGACACCGATCTGTCGGGGCCTGTCGCGTGGGTGTTCGGCAATGAAGGGGCGGGCGTCTCGCAGCCGTGGCGCGACGCGGTGACATACCGCGTGACGATTCCGCAGCCCGGCGGGATGGAGTCGCTCAATGTGGCGGCGGCCGCCGCCGTGTGTCTTTTCGAGCAGTGCCGGCAGCAGCGCGCTGCCGGCTGA
- the ppsR gene encoding posphoenolpyruvate synthetase regulatory kinase/phosphorylase PpsR, which translates to MPPTVFIVSDGTGITAETFAHSILSQFDQKFRLVRVPFVDSTEKAYATLEKINEAAHHEGRRPIVFTTLVDSASNQIVKDSNALVLDMFQTFVEPLEQELELKSSHAMGRGHQNADTEEYKNRIEAINFSLAHDDGQSNRNLEEADVILVGVSRSGKTPTSLYLAMQYGVKAANYPLIPEDFERGKLPTPLLAHRTKMFGLSIDPQRLSEIRNERRPGSKYAALENCRYEINEAETMMRREGIKWLSSTHKSIEEIATTILQEIRLDRSSY; encoded by the coding sequence ATGCCGCCCACCGTATTCATCGTCTCCGACGGTACCGGGATCACTGCCGAAACCTTCGCGCATTCGATCCTCTCCCAGTTCGACCAGAAATTCCGTCTGGTCCGTGTGCCCTTCGTCGATTCGACGGAAAAAGCCTACGCCACGCTCGAAAAAATCAACGAAGCCGCGCATCACGAAGGCCGCCGCCCAATCGTCTTCACGACCCTCGTGGACAGCGCGTCGAACCAGATCGTGAAGGATTCGAACGCACTCGTGCTGGACATGTTCCAGACCTTTGTCGAGCCGCTCGAACAGGAACTGGAACTGAAGTCGAGCCACGCCATGGGCCGCGGCCACCAGAACGCCGACACCGAGGAATACAAGAACCGCATCGAGGCGATCAACTTCTCGCTCGCGCACGACGACGGCCAGTCCAATCGCAATCTGGAAGAAGCCGACGTGATCCTCGTCGGCGTGTCGCGCAGCGGCAAGACGCCGACCAGCCTCTACCTGGCGATGCAATACGGCGTGAAAGCGGCAAACTATCCGCTGATCCCCGAAGACTTCGAGCGCGGCAAGCTGCCCACGCCGCTGCTCGCGCATCGCACGAAGATGTTCGGCTTGTCGATCGATCCGCAGCGGCTTTCGGAAATCCGCAACGAGCGGCGTCCCGGCAGCAAATATGCGGCACTCGAAAACTGCCGCTACGAGATCAACGAAGCCGAGACGATGATGCGCCGCGAAGGGATCAAGTGGCTCTCGTCGACGCACAAGTCTATCGAGGAAATCGCGACGACCATCCTGCAGGAAATCAGGCTGGACCGGTCGTCGTATTGA
- the ppsA gene encoding phosphoenolpyruvate synthase, which translates to MTNAVNVAKDQAYVVPFEQLRMTDVEIVGGKNASLGEMISQLAEAGVRVPTGFATTALAFRDFLHHNNLTERIAQRLETLDVDDVKALAAAGKEIRQWIVDAPLQARLEQEIRAGFDTLQKSSPEELSFAVRSSATAEDLPDASFAGQQESYLNVVGIEDVLDRMKHVFASLYNDRAISYRVHKGFTHAEVALSAGVQRMVRSDVGAAGVMFTLDTESGFKDAVFITSSYGLGETVVQGAVNPDEFYVFKTTLAQNKYPIIRRSIGSKLIKMEFTKAGEEGRVKTVDVPHEQRNRFSITDEDVIELAKYAVIIEKHYQRPMDIEWGKDGRDGKIFILQARPETVKSQGGNKAEQRFKLKGQSQVLATGRAIGQKIGAGPVRVIHDPSEMERVQPGDVLVADMTDPNWEPVMKRAAAIVTNRGGRTCHAAIIARELGVPAVVGCGDASDVLKDGALVTVSCAEGDEGKIYDGLLETEVTEIQRGELPEIPVKIMMNVGNPQLAFDFAQLPNKGVGLARLEFIINNNIGVHPKAILEYPNIDQDLKKAVESVARGHASPRAFYVDKLTEGIATIGAAFYPKPVIVRLSDFKSNEYKKLIGGSRYEPDEENPMLGFRGASRYIAEDFAQAFEMECIALKRVREEMGLDNVEIMVPFVRTLKQAERVVGLLAKYGLKRGENGLRLIMMCEVPSNAILAEEFLQYFDGFSIGSNDLTQLTLGLDRDSGMELLAADFDERDPAIKFLLKRAIETCLRLDKYVGICGQGPSDHPDFAEWLTQEGIASISLNPDTIIDTWQALAKVTK; encoded by the coding sequence ATGACTAACGCAGTTAACGTTGCTAAGGATCAGGCGTATGTAGTTCCATTCGAGCAGTTGCGAATGACCGACGTGGAAATCGTCGGCGGCAAGAATGCTTCGCTCGGCGAGATGATCAGTCAGCTCGCCGAAGCGGGCGTGCGCGTGCCGACGGGTTTCGCGACGACGGCGCTCGCATTCCGCGACTTTCTGCATCACAACAACCTGACCGAACGTATCGCCCAACGTCTCGAGACGCTCGACGTCGACGACGTGAAGGCACTCGCCGCTGCGGGTAAGGAGATCCGTCAATGGATCGTCGACGCCCCGCTGCAGGCGCGTCTCGAACAGGAAATCCGCGCAGGCTTCGACACGCTGCAAAAGAGCTCGCCTGAGGAACTGTCGTTCGCGGTCCGTTCGTCGGCGACGGCGGAAGACCTGCCGGACGCATCGTTCGCCGGTCAGCAGGAAAGCTACCTGAACGTGGTCGGCATCGAAGACGTGCTCGATCGCATGAAGCACGTGTTCGCGTCGCTCTACAACGACCGCGCCATCTCCTATCGCGTCCACAAGGGCTTCACGCATGCTGAAGTCGCGTTGTCGGCGGGCGTGCAGCGCATGGTGCGCTCGGACGTCGGCGCAGCGGGCGTGATGTTCACGCTGGACACGGAATCGGGCTTCAAGGACGCCGTGTTCATTACGTCGAGCTACGGCCTCGGCGAAACCGTCGTGCAAGGCGCGGTGAATCCGGACGAGTTCTACGTCTTCAAGACCACGCTCGCACAGAACAAGTACCCGATCATCCGCCGCTCGATCGGCTCGAAGCTCATCAAGATGGAGTTCACGAAGGCGGGCGAAGAAGGCCGCGTGAAGACCGTCGACGTGCCGCACGAGCAGCGCAACCGCTTCTCGATCACTGACGAAGACGTGATCGAACTGGCGAAGTACGCGGTCATCATCGAAAAGCACTACCAGCGTCCGATGGACATCGAGTGGGGCAAGGACGGTCGCGACGGCAAGATATTCATTCTGCAGGCGCGCCCCGAAACGGTGAAGAGCCAGGGCGGCAACAAGGCTGAGCAGCGCTTCAAGCTGAAGGGCCAGTCGCAGGTGCTGGCGACGGGCCGGGCAATCGGCCAGAAGATCGGCGCGGGCCCCGTGCGCGTGATTCACGATCCTTCGGAAATGGAGCGCGTGCAGCCGGGCGACGTGCTGGTCGCGGACATGACCGACCCGAACTGGGAACCCGTGATGAAGCGCGCAGCCGCGATCGTCACGAACCGTGGCGGCCGTACCTGCCACGCGGCGATCATCGCGCGTGAACTGGGTGTGCCCGCCGTGGTGGGTTGCGGGGATGCATCGGACGTGCTGAAGGACGGCGCGCTGGTGACCGTTTCGTGTGCGGAAGGCGACGAAGGCAAGATCTACGACGGTCTGCTCGAAACGGAAGTGACGGAAATCCAGCGTGGCGAACTGCCGGAAATTCCCGTCAAGATCATGATGAACGTGGGCAATCCGCAACTCGCGTTCGACTTCGCGCAACTGCCGAACAAGGGCGTCGGTCTTGCTCGCCTCGAATTCATCATCAACAACAACATCGGCGTTCACCCGAAGGCGATTCTCGAGTACCCGAACATCGATCAGGACCTGAAGAAGGCTGTCGAAAGCGTCGCGCGCGGTCACGCATCGCCGCGTGCGTTCTATGTCGACAAGCTGACGGAAGGCATCGCGACGATCGGCGCTGCGTTCTATCCGAAGCCCGTGATCGTGCGTCTGTCGGACTTCAAGTCGAACGAGTACAAGAAGCTGATCGGTGGTTCGCGCTACGAGCCGGACGAGGAAAACCCGATGCTGGGCTTCCGCGGCGCGTCGCGTTACATCGCGGAAGACTTTGCGCAGGCGTTCGAAATGGAGTGCATCGCGCTCAAGCGCGTGCGCGAAGAGATGGGCCTCGACAACGTCGAGATCATGGTGCCGTTCGTGCGTACGCTGAAGCAGGCGGAGCGCGTGGTCGGGCTGCTGGCGAAGTACGGCCTCAAGCGCGGCGAGAACGGTCTGCGCCTGATCATGATGTGCGAAGTGCCGTCGAACGCGATCCTCGCGGAAGAGTTCCTGCAGTACTTCGACGGCTTCTCGATCGGTTCGAACGATCTGACGCAGTTGACGCTCGGACTCGACCGCGACTCCGGCATGGAGCTGCTGGCAGCGGACTTCGACGAGCGCGATCCCGCCATCAAGTTCCTGCTCAAGCGCGCGATCGAAACCTGCCTGCGTCTGGACAAGTACGTCGGCATTTGCGGCCAGGGCCCGTCGGATCATCCGGACTTCGCCGAGTGGCTGACGCAGGAAGGCATTGCGTCTATCTCGCTGAACCCGGACACGATCATCGATACGTGGCAGGCGCTGGCAAAAGTGACGAAGTAA
- a CDS encoding NfeD family protein, protein MFQSGLFWWIGAGVLIVLELMHGTFYLLMVALGFIAAALARLAGADLPLQLCIAVAVALAAMLLLRKSRFGRKTKARAEAARNPDVNLDIGSTLTVPAWHDGHARTRYRGASWDVELAPGEPEDASLYEITALRGNCFVVVASKRAPARA, encoded by the coding sequence GTGTTCCAAAGTGGACTGTTCTGGTGGATCGGCGCAGGCGTGCTGATCGTGCTCGAACTGATGCACGGCACGTTCTATCTGCTGATGGTGGCGCTCGGCTTTATTGCGGCGGCGTTGGCGCGTCTCGCAGGGGCTGATCTGCCGCTGCAACTGTGCATTGCGGTTGCCGTGGCGCTTGCCGCGATGCTGTTGCTGCGCAAGTCGCGCTTCGGACGTAAAACGAAAGCGCGCGCCGAAGCCGCGCGCAATCCCGACGTGAACCTCGATATCGGCTCGACGCTGACCGTGCCCGCGTGGCACGACGGACACGCGCGCACCAGGTATCGTGGCGCGTCATGGGATGTTGAACTCGCGCCCGGCGAGCCGGAAGACGCCAGTCTCTATGAAATCACTGCATTGCGGGGCAACTGTTTCGTCGTTGTCGCGAGCAAGCGTGCGCCGGCGAGGGCCTGA
- a CDS encoding SPFH domain-containing protein — MESSSIVGLVLLIVVIVVAAQTIKIVPQQHAWVMERLGRYHATLTPGLSFVVPFIDRIAYKHVLKEIPLDVPSQVCITRDNTQLQVDGVLYFQVTDPMKASYGSSNFVFAITQLSQTTLRSVIGKLELDKTFEERDFINHSIVSALDEAASNWGVKVLRYEIKDLTPPKEILHAMQAQITAEREKRALIAASEGRKQEQINIASGGREAAIQKSEGERQAAINQAQGQAAAILAVAEANSQAIQKIAAAIQSTGGMEAVNLKVAEQYVGAFANLAKAGNTLIVPGNMADMGSMIASALTIVKQAKSAG, encoded by the coding sequence ATGGAATCGTCGAGTATCGTCGGACTGGTGTTGCTGATTGTCGTGATCGTGGTCGCTGCGCAGACGATCAAGATCGTGCCGCAGCAGCACGCGTGGGTGATGGAGCGCCTCGGGCGCTATCACGCGACGCTCACGCCGGGCTTGAGTTTCGTGGTGCCGTTCATCGACCGGATTGCGTACAAGCATGTGCTCAAGGAAATTCCGCTCGACGTGCCGAGCCAGGTCTGCATCACGCGCGACAACACGCAGTTGCAGGTGGACGGCGTGCTGTACTTTCAGGTCACCGATCCGATGAAGGCGTCATACGGGTCGAGCAATTTCGTGTTCGCGATCACGCAGCTGTCGCAGACGACGTTGCGCTCGGTGATCGGCAAGCTCGAGCTCGACAAGACGTTCGAGGAGCGCGACTTCATCAATCATTCGATCGTGTCGGCGCTCGACGAAGCGGCGTCGAACTGGGGCGTGAAGGTGTTGCGTTACGAGATCAAGGATCTGACGCCGCCGAAGGAGATTCTCCACGCGATGCAGGCGCAGATCACGGCGGAGCGCGAGAAGCGCGCGCTGATCGCGGCATCGGAAGGGCGCAAGCAGGAGCAGATCAATATCGCGTCGGGCGGGCGTGAGGCGGCGATCCAGAAGTCGGAGGGCGAACGGCAGGCGGCGATTAACCAGGCGCAGGGCCAGGCGGCGGCGATTTTGGCGGTCGCCGAGGCTAATTCTCAGGCAATCCAAAAAATTGCGGCGGCGATTCAGTCTACAGGCGGGATGGAGGCGGTGAATCTCAAGGTCGCTGAGCAGTATGTGGGTGCTTTTGCGAATCTGGCGAAGGCCGGGAATACGTTGATCGTGCCGGGGAATATGGCGGATATGGGGTCGATGATTGCGTCGGCGTTGACGATCGTGAAGCAGGCGAAGAGTGCCGGGTGA
- the smpB gene encoding SsrA-binding protein SmpB — MSIIDNRKAFYDYSVEERYEAGLVLEGWEVKALRAGRGQIKEGYVVIRNAELFLIGTHISPLPEASTHITPDPVRTRKLLLHAEEISKLIGKVEQRGYTLVPLNFHYKNGRVKCEIGLAKGKKQHDKRETEKKRDWEREKARLMRTPV; from the coding sequence ATGAGCATCATCGACAACAGAAAAGCGTTCTACGACTACTCGGTCGAAGAACGTTACGAGGCGGGGCTCGTGCTTGAGGGCTGGGAAGTCAAGGCGCTGCGCGCCGGGCGTGGCCAGATCAAGGAAGGCTACGTCGTGATCAGGAACGCGGAGCTGTTTTTGATCGGCACGCATATCAGTCCGCTGCCCGAAGCGTCGACCCATATCACGCCGGACCCGGTCCGTACGCGCAAGCTGCTGCTGCATGCCGAGGAAATCAGCAAGCTGATTGGCAAGGTCGAGCAGCGCGGGTATACGCTTGTGCCGTTGAATTTTCATTACAAGAATGGGCGCGTTAAGTGTGAGATTGGGCTTGCCAAGGGCAAGAAGCAGCACGATAAGCGTGAAACCGAGAAGAAGCGGGATTGGGAGCGGGAAAAGGCCCGGTTGATGCGGACGCCGGTGTGA
- a CDS encoding type II toxin-antitoxin system RatA family toxin, whose protein sequence is MADVQKTVLIRHSAEQMFDLVTDVADYPNFLPWCGGVEIRRQEENLMEAKIDINFKGIKQHFATHNTQERPTRIDMNFADGPFKKFTGYWRFTPLRADACKIEFALHYEFANILLEKIIGPVFSHIANTFVESFVKRADQRYGKA, encoded by the coding sequence ATGGCAGATGTCCAGAAAACCGTGTTGATACGCCACTCGGCGGAACAGATGTTCGACCTCGTCACCGATGTCGCCGACTACCCCAATTTCCTCCCGTGGTGCGGCGGCGTCGAGATCCGCCGCCAGGAGGAAAACCTGATGGAGGCGAAGATCGACATCAATTTCAAGGGCATCAAGCAGCACTTCGCAACGCACAACACGCAAGAGCGGCCGACGCGCATCGACATGAACTTCGCCGACGGCCCGTTCAAGAAGTTCACCGGCTACTGGCGCTTCACGCCGCTGCGCGCGGACGCCTGCAAGATCGAGTTCGCGCTGCACTACGAATTCGCGAACATTCTGCTGGAGAAAATCATCGGTCCGGTGTTCAGCCATATCGCGAACACGTTCGTCGAATCGTTCGTGAAACGCGCCGACCAGCGCTACGGCAAGGCATGA
- a CDS encoding RnfH family protein, which translates to MSTTLTIEVCYALPREQTLFELQLPQGTTLGQAIDASGILARHPAIDLTKQKTGVFGKLKPLDTVLADHDRVEIYRPLIVDPKLARQRRVEKSRQEGSVEGRKWLHKDSR; encoded by the coding sequence ATGAGCACGACATTGACCATCGAGGTCTGCTACGCGCTGCCGCGCGAGCAGACGTTGTTCGAACTTCAGTTGCCACAAGGCACGACGCTCGGCCAGGCCATCGACGCGAGCGGTATCCTCGCCCGACATCCCGCAATCGATCTGACGAAACAGAAGACAGGCGTGTTCGGCAAGCTCAAGCCGCTCGACACCGTGCTGGCCGACCATGACCGCGTCGAAATCTACCGGCCGCTGATCGTCGATCCGAAGCTCGCGCGGCAGCGGCGCGTCGAGAAATCGCGCCAGGAAGGCTCGGTCGAAGGGCGTAAGTGGCTGCACAAGGATTCGCGCTGA